AACCTGGCTTACATGTAGGGGCTAGTGGCCTGATTACCGGTTATTGGGGGTTTTTAGTGAGTAATATCTATCAAAAGGGTACTTTAACTACCATAATCTTGGGAATCATCAGCATCTACTATTTTGCTGGTATTTTTTTTGGTATTTTCCCCAAAGAAAAAGGCATATCTTGGGAATCCCATTTGTTTGGTCTTCTCGCCGGTTTAGCAGTCAGCTACCTATTTGGACTTTACCCCAATTATTTTCAAGTCATTTCAGACCCAGGTTGGCCAAGATAGTAGAAATGTAAACAGGCCCTATGTTATTCTAAACAGATAAAAAGAAAAATAACTCGAGAAATCAAGATGCACTCACTTAAAGCTTTTTTCTATGCAAGTATATTAAGTATTCTGATCTCACCCGCACAAGCGGCCCAAGGAACTAAATTTTATATAGATGGCTGCTGCAGTAATATGGGCGGAATTAGTTATTGCGACTCTTCAGCTGGACGACTTGTTTGTAAAAATGGTTTTTACTCTACCTGTTATTGCACACCACATGCTGTAATGGATTTACAACTCTTTCGGGGTTGCTGCTTATGGAAAGGCGGTCCTGTAACTACTTATACCATAACGGGGCTCGTTGTATGTAATGATGGTTCTATATCAGAAGAATGCTCATTGAGGCCAGAAGAGAAAATTGCAGCTTGGTAAACTTCCGATATATACTTCGCGGCTTCTATAATTCGGCGAAGTATAACCATCAGGAACTTACATGCTCGATCAGATACAATCTACTATCACTTTATTAAAGAAGCAAAAACCATTAATACTTTGCCTAACCAATTACGTCACCATGGATTTTATGGCCAATAGTCTTTTGGCTTTAGGCGCTGCCCCCCTTATGTCTGAGTCTCAAGCAGAAATTGAAGAATTAGCCCATCTTAGTCAAGTTATTTATGTCAACATAGGTACTCTAGATGATGCCTTTATGGAAAGAGCCTTACTCGCAGCTCATGTTGCACACGCTATAGGTAAACCATTAATTCTAGATCCTGTGGGTGCTGGAGCAAGTAAGCTCCGTACTTCTTCGGCAATGAGATTACTTCCTTATGCCCAAGTCGTTAGAGGGAATGCCAGTGAAATCATCTCATTAGCGGGTTCAAATGGGGCGACAAAAGGAGTTGAAAGCGCAGACCCTGTTACTGACGCAATCAAAAGTGCTCAAGTGCTGGCGCAATCACAAAAAACAGTTGTGATTAGCGGCCCCGAAGATTTTATAACCAATGGCGTGGATCACAAAATACTGCCCTTTGGTTCAAGCTTTATGCCACTTATTACAGGAATGGGTTGTACGATGACTGCCGTTCTTAGCGCATTCATTGCCTGTCATTCCGATTATTTCCAAGCAGCGCTGCAAGCAACTGCTTATTTTGGTTTATGCGGACAATTGGCTCATGAACACATAAAAGGGCCTGCCGCATTCAAACAGGTATTTATCGATAATTTATTTCATCCTGATTGGTCCTTAATGTCACAAGCAATTGAGGGAGTATCGCAAGATGCACTATAAAGCTTTATCTATAGCAGGATTTGATGGTTCTGGTGGCGCAGGAATTCAAGCAGATCTAAAAACCTTTTCGGCATTTGGATGTTATGGAATGACGGTTCTTACTGCCTTACCAGTACAAAACACCCGTGGTGTTAGACACTTCTACAATATCCCATTACAAGCCATAGACGATCAGCTTCATGCTTTATTTGATGACATTAAACCTGACAGTATAAAAATTGGCATGCTCTTTAATAGCGACATCATCGAATTGGTTTCTTCATTCCTGAAAAACAGAGCGATAGATATTCCTATTATTATTGATCCTGTAACTGTCGCTAAAAGTGGGGATCCTTTATTATTACCTGAAGCAGTAAGTTCACTAATCACTCAACTGATGCCACTTGCAACGTTAATTACACCGAATCTTCCGGAAGCAGCTACATTTACGGGGCTGCACGCAAACAATGAAGAAGAAATGTTGGATGTTGGAAACAAATTACTCGATTTTGGTCCTAAATATGTTTTACTCAAAGGGGGACATCTGTCATCTCAGGAGTCGAATGATTTATTAATAGGAACAAATACAGACGTTCATTGGTTTAGAAGCCCAAGGATTCATTCCAAAAACACTCATGGTACTGGCTGTACCCTTTCCGCTGCAATAACGGCCTGTCTTGCTCAAAACATAGATTTAATTACATCATGCCGCATCGCAAAGAATTATTTATTCCATGCCATAAACGCCGCAAAAGAAGAAAGTGTTGGTCAGGGAAATGGTCCAGTACATCATTTTTATCATCTTTGGCCGGTGCAGTTAGAAGATATTTAGGAACATAGCTTGTGATTTGTAGCCAGGATTAGGACAAAGAACCCACGTCATCGCGAGTACAAGGAGGGATCTCCAAAGGGGACATGGTGTGAACTGCACCCTCTTCATTTTTTTCAATTAATTCACCAAAACTCAAAGCGCTGAAAAGTATTAATAGATAGCCTATTGTTGAATAGCAAAATACAGTATCTGAAAAAGATAAGATACAAAAAGAAACCAGCAGGCCTAAAAGAAATGGTTTCATTTCATTTAACTGCACCATAGTTGTAAACAATGCGCCTATAAAAAAAAGGAAAAGTACAATCCCTGCCAAACCAAGTTCTGAAAGGGTCAGCCAATATTGGCTATGGGGCTCATTAAGCTTATGCCCCCAAGAAGGAATCGGTTGATCTTTAACAAAGTTATACTGAAATCCTCCAGTGCCCACTCCTAAAATTGGATGCTTTTCAAATAAAGATTGGGCATATTGATGAAACTGGATTCTAAAACCTAAGGAGGTGTCCGCCTGATTGTTTTGCAATAGCTTGATTTCATTTATCATTGAAAGAGTTCTCTCGTGCATTACGGGGCTTAGCACGTAGGCTAAACTCATTGCTCCAACAAATACCACCATCCCTATAAGTGCTTTTTTAGGTGTAAATTTTTGTAAGATAACCAAGGACATTAAAATGCCGTAAGTCACATAGCCTGTTCTTCCAGTATTAATAAATAATATTTGATAACTTCCCACTAATGCCATAAGTAAGTAAAAAAACCGCATCCAACCACTTTTATTATTCTGCAATAATAAAATTAGGGCAAAATAAACTCCTAAGGCAATCATAAAACCCGTAACGATATGATTATAGAAAATATATCCCGGGTCTTCAGTGTTTATCGCGAGAAGTTGTTTCTCCTTAAGAAATGAAAGAATGCTAGTGAGTAACATCACCAATATATAAGAATTCAAAACCCACAGCCTTGTCTTTGGTTTAACAAACCCCACAGCAAGAATGGGTAAGAAAAGGAGTTTAGAATATTTATCAATAACATTATATTGTAAGGAAAATGGGGCTTGAGACCAGGAACAGGCAATAAGAACAAACAAAAACAAAACAAGTCCGGAACGAGCCCATAAGGTATTAAAAGCGTAAGGCAAAAATTGTCTGTAATAAGGAGTTAATAGCAAAGCAAGCAAGCTTAATATCAATAAAATTGATTTAATACTGGTGCTTATAGGAATAAAAAAAACCAATAAAACAAGAAAGGTTGGTGCAATTAAATTAACTTTTCCCTCTAAGAAGCTTCGTATCAAATTAATTCCTCTGTATTTTTTGCCAAAGAAGGCAATTGTTCCATATCAATATCTTGATACAATTGCTTAATGCCACGATAAAAAGTTCCTTGTGCATTAAATACTGCAAATAAGAAACCTATTCTGCCATCCAAAAAACCACATTGCAAGATATAACACCGGAGGAACATCCATGAAGTGCTGGCCATCGTTTTCATAAAACTGGGGGTTCTTTTCTTTTGTATGTATGTTTTTGCACTATACGACGAATATTTATTCATTTTATATAAGACATGACTGACGTCTTTAAATGAGTGGTGCATAATGGCGGTTTTAATTTTACCAATACGTGTACCCTCTGGAAGCACTATTTTTTCATGCACAATATCATCACTAAAATGCGCATTTGCACGTTTAAAAAGACGAATATGACGCTTGGGACTAGAAGAGTACTTTAGGGGTTGATTATAAAAATGCATTTGAATTGCTATTCTAAAAGCATCCGCAGAATTAGAGGCCATAGCATCCATGATTTCTCTTTGTAATTCCTCACCAACTGATTCATCAGCATCAAGATTCAACACCCAGTCACCCCGAGCTTTTGATAAGGCTCTTTGTTTTTGAACCCCATAACCCGGCCAGTCAGTAGAAAAAACATGTTCCGTATATTCTTTGGCTATTGCTACTGTTTTATCGGTGCTTCCCGAATCCAGGACAATTATTTCATCAGCAAATCGAACGGATTCGAGACACCTTCTTATATTCCTTTCTTCATTTTTGGTTATTATTATTACACTCAACGTCATTTAAAAAACGCCCTCTCTATGATCATGACTATCAAAATGTAATTTTCCATCTTTAACTTTTAAGGTTACATGACCACCATGCATCAACTTACCGAATAAAAGCTCATCAGCCAGAGGTTTTTTAACATTTTCTTGAATCAATCTGGCCATTGGGCGAGCGCCCATGACTTTGTCATAGCCATGTTCAATAAGCCATTCACGAGCCATTTTATCCACGTTAAAGGTAACCCCTTTATGACTTAACTGTTCATCCAACTCCATAATAAACTTATCAACTACAAGACCAATGGTGATTGCATCCAATGGAGCAAAGTTAATGATGGCATCGAGTCTGTTTCTAAATTCAGGACTAAATTGTTTTTTAATCACTTCTAGGCCATCATTGCTGTTGTCTTGTTGTGAAAAACCGATGGAATTTCGTACTATCTCTCCTGCACCAGCATTTGATGTCATTACCAAAATGATGTGCCTAAAATCGGCTTGACGACCATTAGTATCAGTTAAAGTCCCATGGTCCATAATTTGTAACAGCAAGTTAAATACATCTGGATGAGCCTTTTCGATTTCATCAAGCAACAGTACAGCATGAGGATTTTTAGTCACGGCTTCTGTCAACAATCCCCCTTGATCATAACCAACATACCCTGGGGGAGCTCCAATTAAACGTGAGACAGTATGTTTTTCCATGTATTCAGACATATCAAAACGAAGTAATTCGATGCCTAAAACATTAGCCAATTGTCGCGTCACCTCTGTTTTTCCAACACCTGTTGGTCCGGCGAATAAGAAACAACCTACTGGTTTTTGTGGATCTCTCAGACCTGAACGACCTAATTTAATCGCAGAAGCTAATGCAGTAATTGCTTGATCTTGTCCATATACTAGAAGCTTCAAATCACGTTCCAAATTGCGTAAGGTATCTTTATCACGAGCAGAGACCTTCTTGATGGGTATACGTGCAATTTTTGCAACAACACTCTCAATTTCAGTAACACTAATTATTTTTTTACGTTTGCTTGCTGTTAATAAATTTTGATAAGCGCCTGCTTCATCAACAACATCAATTGCTTTATCAGGCAAAAATCGATCATTAATGTATTTTGCAGACAACTCAGCAGCAGCTTTTAAGGCAGGAATTGTAAATTTCACACCATGGTGTTCCTCCAATCGCCCTTTCAATCCTTTCAATATTTCAAAGGTTTCATCGACTGTAGGCTCAGGAATATCGATTTTTTGGAAACGTCTTGCCAAGGCCCTGTCTTTTTCAAATATGCCTCGGTATTCTTGATAGGTTGTTGAACCAATGCATTTTAGCTCGCCATTTGCAAGCAAGGGTTTAATAAGGTTTGATGCATCCATGACACCGCCTGAAGCTGCACCAGCACCAATAATAGTATGAATTTCATCGATAAATAGAACAGCCCCTTCTTGTTGTCCTAATTGCTTTAATACGGCTTTTAATCGCTTTTCAAAATCTCCTCGGTACTTAGTACCTGCAAGTAACGCACCCAGATCAAGTGAATAGACTATACAATCACGGATCGCATCAGGTATTTCACCATCCACGATACGTCGTGCCAATCCCTCCGCAATTGCGGTTTTACCAACCCCTGCTTCACCAACGAGCAAAGGATTATTTTTTCTGCGACGACACAATACCTGAATGGTACGTTGTATTTCTTCATGACGTCCGATTAAAGGATCAATTTTTCCTTGTTTCGCACGTCTATTGAGGTTTGTACAATAACTTTCTAGAGGTGATTCATTGCCTTCTGATGAACTCATATCATCTTCCATAGAGTTCATGTTCTCATGCATATCATTGTTTTGATACTTAGAAACACCATGAGAAATATAGTTAATCACATCAAGTCGGGTGATATTCTCACGGCGTAAGAAATAAACTGCCTGACTTTCTTGTTCACTAAAAATTGCTGCTAAAACGTTAGCCCCTGTTACCTCTGTTTTTCCTGCAGATTGAACATGAAAGACTGCGCGTTGCAATACACGTTGAAAGCCTAAAGTAGGTTGAGTTTCCCTGTCTAATTCATCCTCAGGGATTCTAGGAGTGGTTTCATCAATGAATTCAATTAAATCACGGCGCAGGGCTTCAATATTTGCATCACATGCTTGCAATACACTTCCTGCCGCTGGGTTATCAAGCAATGACAACAACAAATGCTCAACGGTCATAAATTCATGACGTTTCTCTTTGGCTTCCTTGAAAGCTAAATTCAAGGTGAATTCAAGTTCTTTATTTAACATTGTCGTTGCTCCTCTTCAGCCCATAGCAATTTACTCGGGTTCCATGCTCGATAGCAATGGGTGCTGATTCATTCTGGCGTACTCATTTACCAGAGCTACTTTTGTTTCTGCTATATCTCGTGTAAATACCCCACACACGCCTTTTCCTTGGATATGAACCTGTAACATCACCTGAATTGCAATTTCTTCATTAAGATGAAAAAAATGCTTCAGTACATCAACTACAAAATCCATAGGTGTATAATCATCATTGAGCAACACCACTTTGTACTTTCTAGGCACTCTAATCTCTGTGCTCTGTTCCGGCTCAGCGACTTTATGCCTTACAATTTCCTCTAGA
This sequence is a window from Legionella cherrii. Protein-coding genes within it:
- the thiM gene encoding hydroxyethylthiazole kinase, which codes for MLDQIQSTITLLKKQKPLILCLTNYVTMDFMANSLLALGAAPLMSESQAEIEELAHLSQVIYVNIGTLDDAFMERALLAAHVAHAIGKPLILDPVGAGASKLRTSSAMRLLPYAQVVRGNASEIISLAGSNGATKGVESADPVTDAIKSAQVLAQSQKTVVISGPEDFITNGVDHKILPFGSSFMPLITGMGCTMTAVLSAFIACHSDYFQAALQATAYFGLCGQLAHEHIKGPAAFKQVFIDNLFHPDWSLMSQAIEGVSQDAL
- the thiD gene encoding bifunctional hydroxymethylpyrimidine kinase/phosphomethylpyrimidine kinase; translated protein: MHYKALSIAGFDGSGGAGIQADLKTFSAFGCYGMTVLTALPVQNTRGVRHFYNIPLQAIDDQLHALFDDIKPDSIKIGMLFNSDIIELVSSFLKNRAIDIPIIIDPVTVAKSGDPLLLPEAVSSLITQLMPLATLITPNLPEAATFTGLHANNEEEMLDVGNKLLDFGPKYVLLKGGHLSSQESNDLLIGTNTDVHWFRSPRIHSKNTHGTGCTLSAAITACLAQNIDLITSCRIAKNYLFHAINAAKEESVGQGNGPVHHFYHLWPVQLEDI
- a CDS encoding O-antigen ligase family protein, which gives rise to MIRSFLEGKVNLIAPTFLVLLVFFIPISTSIKSILLILSLLALLLTPYYRQFLPYAFNTLWARSGLVLFLFVLIACSWSQAPFSLQYNVIDKYSKLLFLPILAVGFVKPKTRLWVLNSYILVMLLTSILSFLKEKQLLAINTEDPGYIFYNHIVTGFMIALGVYFALILLLQNNKSGWMRFFYLLMALVGSYQILFINTGRTGYVTYGILMSLVILQKFTPKKALIGMVVFVGAMSLAYVLSPVMHERTLSMINEIKLLQNNQADTSLGFRIQFHQYAQSLFEKHPILGVGTGGFQYNFVKDQPIPSWGHKLNEPHSQYWLTLSELGLAGIVLFLFFIGALFTTMVQLNEMKPFLLGLLVSFCILSFSDTVFCYSTIGYLLILFSALSFGELIEKNEEGAVHTMSPLEIPPCTRDDVGSLS
- a CDS encoding glycosyltransferase family 2 protein — protein: MTLSVIIITKNEERNIRRCLESVRFADEIIVLDSGSTDKTVAIAKEYTEHVFSTDWPGYGVQKQRALSKARGDWVLNLDADESVGEELQREIMDAMASNSADAFRIAIQMHFYNQPLKYSSSPKRHIRLFKRANAHFSDDIVHEKIVLPEGTRIGKIKTAIMHHSFKDVSHVLYKMNKYSSYSAKTYIQKKRTPSFMKTMASTSWMFLRCYILQCGFLDGRIGFLFAVFNAQGTFYRGIKQLYQDIDMEQLPSLAKNTEELI
- the clpA gene encoding ATP-dependent Clp protease ATP-binding subunit ClpA is translated as MLNKELEFTLNLAFKEAKEKRHEFMTVEHLLLSLLDNPAAGSVLQACDANIEALRRDLIEFIDETTPRIPEDELDRETQPTLGFQRVLQRAVFHVQSAGKTEVTGANVLAAIFSEQESQAVYFLRRENITRLDVINYISHGVSKYQNNDMHENMNSMEDDMSSSEGNESPLESYCTNLNRRAKQGKIDPLIGRHEEIQRTIQVLCRRRKNNPLLVGEAGVGKTAIAEGLARRIVDGEIPDAIRDCIVYSLDLGALLAGTKYRGDFEKRLKAVLKQLGQQEGAVLFIDEIHTIIGAGAASGGVMDASNLIKPLLANGELKCIGSTTYQEYRGIFEKDRALARRFQKIDIPEPTVDETFEILKGLKGRLEEHHGVKFTIPALKAAAELSAKYINDRFLPDKAIDVVDEAGAYQNLLTASKRKKIISVTEIESVVAKIARIPIKKVSARDKDTLRNLERDLKLLVYGQDQAITALASAIKLGRSGLRDPQKPVGCFLFAGPTGVGKTEVTRQLANVLGIELLRFDMSEYMEKHTVSRLIGAPPGYVGYDQGGLLTEAVTKNPHAVLLLDEIEKAHPDVFNLLLQIMDHGTLTDTNGRQADFRHIILVMTSNAGAGEIVRNSIGFSQQDNSNDGLEVIKKQFSPEFRNRLDAIINFAPLDAITIGLVVDKFIMELDEQLSHKGVTFNVDKMAREWLIEHGYDKVMGARPMARLIQENVKKPLADELLFGKLMHGGHVTLKVKDGKLHFDSHDHREGVF
- the clpS gene encoding ATP-dependent Clp protease adapter ClpS; the encoded protein is MTGQNLEEIVRHKVAEPEQSTEIRVPRKYKVVLLNDDYTPMDFVVDVLKHFFHLNEEIAIQVMLQVHIQGKGVCGVFTRDIAETKVALVNEYARMNQHPLLSSMEPE